One Urechidicola croceus genomic window, GCAGATTTTATAAAGGCAATTAAAAAAAATATTGCAAGTGATAAACTAATTGTAATTAAAATGTAGATGACTCCCATTCGTTGCTTTTTGATTCAACAACAAATTTAATTTGCAACCAGTTTTTAAAATATGATAAATATCATGAAGAGTTATTTTGATTGTTAAAATTAGATAGTTTTTAATTATTTATTACATGTTTGACTCTGCTTGCTTCATCATTCTTAGTCAATGTCAATCGAATAATACTATCTTCTTTTGCTTTTAAATCGTGAGCTACTTTTCCTTCTAAAGCAATAATATCTCCTTTTTCAAGATTTAATATTTTCTCGTTTACTCCAAAGGCTATATTTCCAATAACAATTTCAATTACAATAGGAAAAGGTGTTTGATGTTTTTTCATAGAAACACCTTTTTTCATTACAATTCGTATTTCTTTAGTAAACGTGGTTTCAAGTAATACACTAATTACAGGTTTATTCTCATTGCATTCAATGTCTTTGTAGATAGATGCTGTTTTCATAGTTATTCACGATTTTTATTGATAAATTCTAATTTCGTTTGAAAAATATGTGCAATAGATTTTGCACGAAGTTTAGTTGCATTTGCCATTTCTCCTTCAAATAATTCATCCATATTTTTATTAAAAAGTTGTATCCATCTATCAAAATGTGTTTTGTCAACAGGTAATGGAATATGCTTTAAAAATGGACTTCCTTTGTAATTTCCTTCAGCCAATAATATAGACCCCCAAAAATCATACATTCTTGGTAAATGCGTTTCCCAATTTACTTTTGAAAAATCATTAAAAATAGGTGATAATATTTCATCTTCATTCACTTTATTATAAAAAGAATCAACCATTAACTTAATGTCTTCTCTAGTTGAAATATCATTTTTGGTTATGCTCATTTTTTTAATTTTTGTGAAATTAGATTAGTCATTATAGTTACAAAAATAACGATACTTATAGAACTTAATGGCATTAATATTGCTGCAACTATTGGTGTTAATCTTCCAGAAACGGCAAAATATAATCCAATGATATTATATAAGAATGATAAAACAAAACTAAGTTTGATAATAAACATTGATTGCTTTGCCAATTTTAAAAAAAGTGGAATCTTGTCAAACATTGAGGCATCAATTATTACATCACAAGCAGGAGAAAATACATTGATATTTTCAGAAACAGAAACTCCAACATTACTTTGCGCCAATGCACCTGAATCATTCAGTCCATCTCCAAACATCATTACTTGTTCATTTTTAGATTGTTTTGAAGATATAAAACTTAATTTATCGTCAGGTTTTTGATTAAAAACAAACGCTGTATCTTTTGGTAATATTTTTTCTAAATATGGCTTTTCACCTTCATTATCACCTGACAAAATAGATAAATTATAATCTTTCGATAGATTTGAAAATACACTTAAAACTCCTTTTCGATATTGATTTTTAAAAACAAATTTCCCCTTGTAATTATTATTAATTTTAACATAAACAGCAGTTTCGTTTAGTTCGCTATTATCTGATGGATTAACATAACTTCGAGAACCAATTGTATAGGTGCTTCCTTGAATAATTGCTTTGACACCTTTTCCTAAAACTTCTTTAAAATTATTAATCTCTAATTTAGGGTTACCATCTAAATGTTCATATAGCATTCGGCTCAATGGATGATTAGAATTTCTTAGTATGGATTTTACATTTAATTTTTCTTCATCAGAAAGTCGATGTCCATTATATAAAACTTCTTGATGAAGTGTACTTGTAATAGTTCCTGTTTTATCAAAAACAAGACTATTAACTTTGGCCATTTGTTCAATGACTGAAGCATTTTTTAAATAAAATTTATACCTTCCAAAAATACGCAACATATTACCTAAAGTAAAAGGCGCCGATAAAGCCAATGCACAAGGACATGCAATAATAAGAATAGCAGTAACAACATTTATGGCTGCTTTAGAATCAATAAACAGCCAATAGATTCCGGATATAAGTGCAATTAATAATATGGCAATCGTAAAATATTTACTGATGGAATCTGTGATGTTTTTGAAATTATTTTCTTTATCTTTTGTAAATATATCATTACTCCATAGTTGAGTAAGATAACTTTGCGAAACAGTTTTGATGGCTTCAATTTCAATAACACTAGATAGTTGTTTTCCTCCAGCAAAAATTTTATCTCCTGATTGCTTTGAAACAGGATTTGCTTCACCAGTAACAAAACTATAATCTATTAAAGCATCACCACTAATTATCACTCCATCAATTGGAATTAATTCTTGGTTTCTTATCAATAATCTGTCACCTTTTTCTACATCGTGAATTTGAATAGATTCTTCTTTTTTATTACTGATTTTTGTGACCGCAATTGGAAAATAGGATTTGTAATCTCTTTCAAATGACAAGTAATTATATGTACGTTGTTGAAAAAATTTACCTATCAATAAGAAAAAAACTAATCCAGACAAACTATCAAAATAGCCTTGACCTGTTTGTGATACAATTTCATAAGTACTTCTCATAAACAATACAAATATTCCTAAAGAAATAGGAACATCAATATTTAAAATTCCTTTTCTCAATCCTTTTATTGCACTTGAGAAATAATCTCTGGCTGAATAGAAAACAACAGGAATACTTAAAATGAATAAGATCCATCTGAAAAATGGTTTGTATTGATTGAGCCAAAATTCATCAACTTCAAAATATTCTGGAAATGAAATAAACATACTGTTTCCGAATACAAATCCTGCAACTGCAACTTTGAATAATAATGAATTATCTATTTTCTTAAGTTTACCACTTTCAGCATCTTCTAAACTGATGTATGGTTCATAACTTATAGAACTCAGTAATTCTACAATTGATTTTAAATCTGTTTTGACTTTATCATAAACAATTCTAACTGTTTTTTGGGGAAAATTAACTTGAGATGAAGAAATCCCTTTATCAAGTCTTTGTAAATTTTCTAGCACCCAAATACAAGAACTGCAATGTATATATGGAATATGAAGTGTAATAATTGCTGTTGTGCCATCATCAAATTCGAGTAATTTTTCAACTACTTTTTCATTGGTCAAATAATCATATTTGCCTTTTATTTCCTCAGGGATTTTTCCGGGAGAACTTTCTAAATCATAATAGCAGGTAAGTTCATTTTCATTAAGAATTTCATATACGGTTTTACAACCATTGCAACAAAAAGTCTTTTCATTAAAAATGATTGTTTGCAATTGATTACTCTCAGTTCCGCAATGAAAACATGTATTCTTACTCATTTAAAATATTTAAATACAAAGATTTTAAAATAGTAAGAATTTAAATATGACTTAAATCATGTAATAAATTTTAAACTTTTAATCAATTATGATTCAAGTTCTTCAGAAGTATTTTTTTTATTAATTAACTGTTGTTCTTCTAATGCATACATCACCAAATTAACATAATCTTTAACTGTTTCTTTAACAGATGATGGATCAACGACGTCAATATATCCTTTCCATATTAGTTCTCTATCTTCTGTTGCACAAATACAATATAATGAAGTTTCTGCATGATATACAGCGTATTGCTCATAATATTCTGGGTTATAATAAATATCTTGATACATATAATATTCATCCTTAAAATTTCTATCAAGATTTTTCTCATCTTCATAAGATTGATTAAATGCTATTCGGTCTTCAACACCTATTACTTTAGTTAACAATATTGCATCAAATCCATCTTCGATTAGTTGATCTTCAACCTTAGCCAATTCTGATGGTGATTTTTCGTCAAATGTAAATTCGTCATCCAAAATATCTATACTCATAACTGCATCTATCCCTCTTAATTCGTATTCATTTTTTAAACGTTTTTCATATTCCTTTCTTGCTTTTTTATTTGAAGTAATACCAACTATTAAAATTTTACTAGTTTCAAAAATATTTATATCTGGGTTTTTCCAATTGTCAACCAACTGAGTAGTTGTACAACTTGAAAACATGGCTAACAATATTATTAAAAAAAACAACCTTTTCATCTTATGAATTTTATTTATTGTTTAAGTATTCTTTTTGGTTTTTCACTCCTCATGATGTTTTTAATCATCTCAAAAATTTGCTTTTTTACTACTTTATAATTTTTCAAATAGTTCTCTAAATCATTGATTATTTGCCCATGAAATTTTCGATACTTTTTTTCTTCTTCTGGCTGATAAACTCCATCAACCATAATATGAAGTTCATTTTCATGATTAATAACAGAATTAAATAGCCCCTCTATTTCACTTTGTAAATTACCCAATGTACTTATCAAGTTTTGATTACCAGAAAATTTTTCTGAATTGACAAGTTGAAGTGTATAGTTTTTAATCAATTCATCCAAAAATTGCTGTTCAATCTTAATAAAACTTAATTCAGAAAGCCATTGTTTAGATTGAGAATGCATTTCTTCTCCTGTTAACCATTCAATATATTTCATCATTTCAACATTTTAATTCAAAAAAAGTTATTTCATAAAAAAAGCAGAAAGTGAACCCAGGAAAATATCACTTTCTGCTACATAAAAATCACTCAACTTCAATAAGTTTTGCAGCTTCTTTTTTAACCTCTTCGATTTTATCTAATTTCAAACATAAGATTCCATTTTTATAAGTTGCCTTAACTTCGGAATTAGAGTCTATACTTTTTGGTAATTTTAATGATCTTT contains:
- a CDS encoding cupin domain-containing protein, translated to MKTASIYKDIECNENKPVISVLLETTFTKEIRIVMKKGVSMKKHQTPFPIVIEIVIGNIAFGVNEKILNLEKGDIIALEGKVAHDLKAKEDSIIRLTLTKNDEASRVKHVINN
- a CDS encoding group III truncated hemoglobin, with translation MSITKNDISTREDIKLMVDSFYNKVNEDEILSPIFNDFSKVNWETHLPRMYDFWGSILLAEGNYKGSPFLKHIPLPVDKTHFDRWIQLFNKNMDELFEGEMANATKLRAKSIAHIFQTKLEFINKNRE
- a CDS encoding heavy metal translocating P-type ATPase, whose protein sequence is MSKNTCFHCGTESNQLQTIIFNEKTFCCNGCKTVYEILNENELTCYYDLESSPGKIPEEIKGKYDYLTNEKVVEKLLEFDDGTTAIITLHIPYIHCSSCIWVLENLQRLDKGISSSQVNFPQKTVRIVYDKVKTDLKSIVELLSSISYEPYISLEDAESGKLKKIDNSLLFKVAVAGFVFGNSMFISFPEYFEVDEFWLNQYKPFFRWILFILSIPVVFYSARDYFSSAIKGLRKGILNIDVPISLGIFVLFMRSTYEIVSQTGQGYFDSLSGLVFFLLIGKFFQQRTYNYLSFERDYKSYFPIAVTKISNKKEESIQIHDVEKGDRLLIRNQELIPIDGVIISGDALIDYSFVTGEANPVSKQSGDKIFAGGKQLSSVIEIEAIKTVSQSYLTQLWSNDIFTKDKENNFKNITDSISKYFTIAILLIALISGIYWLFIDSKAAINVVTAILIIACPCALALSAPFTLGNMLRIFGRYKFYLKNASVIEQMAKVNSLVFDKTGTITSTLHQEVLYNGHRLSDEEKLNVKSILRNSNHPLSRMLYEHLDGNPKLEINNFKEVLGKGVKAIIQGSTYTIGSRSYVNPSDNSELNETAVYVKINNNYKGKFVFKNQYRKGVLSVFSNLSKDYNLSILSGDNEGEKPYLEKILPKDTAFVFNQKPDDKLSFISSKQSKNEQVMMFGDGLNDSGALAQSNVGVSVSENINVFSPACDVIIDASMFDKIPLFLKLAKQSMFIIKLSFVLSFLYNIIGLYFAVSGRLTPIVAAILMPLSSISIVIFVTIMTNLISQKLKK